From the Halomonas meridiana genome, one window contains:
- the rapZ gene encoding RNase adapter RapZ produces the protein MQLVIISGRSGSGKSIALQALEDLGYYAIDNLPAMLLGSLIDELRAQGERTRIAVSIDARNLPIALERLPALLEELRQRDIRFQVIYLTTDARILLERYSATRRRHPLTRDSEMTLEEAINKEEETLHEIRDLADLLIDTSRLSVHDLRRRITDQVAHQRQHQLTLTFESFGYKRGVPLDADLVFDVRCLPNPYWDPTLRQYTGRDANIVAFLSGYPVVEAMASDIQAWLEKWLPAYQNSQRSYMTVAIGCTGGQHRSVYMVEQLAQRLVKQTGEVQLRHRELGLQYTLSEEPVAPSPTTATTRTP, from the coding sequence ATGCAACTGGTGATCATTAGCGGCCGTTCGGGGTCCGGTAAATCTATCGCCTTACAAGCGCTGGAGGATCTTGGCTATTATGCGATCGATAACTTACCTGCCATGCTGCTGGGCTCGCTGATCGATGAGCTACGCGCTCAAGGCGAACGCACCCGTATTGCCGTTAGCATCGATGCGCGCAACCTCCCCATCGCGCTGGAGCGTCTGCCAGCGCTGTTGGAAGAGCTACGCCAGCGAGACATTCGTTTTCAGGTGATCTATCTAACCACGGACGCACGCATTCTGCTGGAGCGCTACTCCGCCACTCGTCGTCGCCACCCCCTCACTCGCGACAGCGAAATGACGCTGGAAGAGGCGATCAACAAAGAGGAGGAGACGCTACATGAAATACGCGATCTCGCCGATTTATTGATCGATACGTCTCGGCTCTCCGTCCACGATTTGCGCCGCCGCATTACCGATCAAGTGGCCCACCAGCGCCAGCATCAGCTCACGCTCACCTTTGAGTCCTTCGGCTATAAACGCGGCGTTCCGCTGGATGCGGATTTGGTCTTCGACGTACGCTGTCTGCCCAACCCATACTGGGACCCTACCCTTCGGCAATATACTGGCCGCGATGCCAATATCGTCGCTTTCTTGAGCGGTTACCCGGTAGTGGAAGCCATGGCCAGCGATATTCAGGCTTGGCTGGAGAAGTGGTTACCGGCCTACCAAAACAGCCAACGTAGCTACATGACCGTAGCTATCGGCTGCACGGGCGGCCAGCACCGCTCCGTCTACATGGTGGAGCAGCTCGCCCAGCGGCTCGTTAAGCAGACCGGAGAAGTGCAGTTGAGACATCGCGAACTGGGGCTGCAGTACACGCTGAGCGAAGAGCCCGTGGCGCCAAGCCCCACCACCGCGACCACCCGTACGCCCTAA
- a CDS encoding HPr family phosphocarrier protein has translation MPERTLTLTNQRGLHARAATKLVQCGQQFSASIHVYKQQQKADAANIMSLLMLAAPCGTELTVAAEGEDAEQALDAIEALFDARFDEDQ, from the coding sequence GTGCCCGAAAGAACGTTAACCCTTACCAACCAGCGCGGCCTCCATGCCCGCGCGGCCACCAAATTGGTTCAGTGTGGCCAGCAGTTTTCTGCCAGCATCCACGTATACAAGCAGCAGCAAAAAGCCGATGCCGCTAATATCATGTCGCTGCTGATGCTCGCGGCGCCCTGCGGCACCGAGCTCACTGTAGCTGCGGAAGGGGAAGACGCCGAACAAGCGCTCGATGCCATCGAAGCGCTGTTCGACGCGCGGTTTGACGAAGACCAGTAA
- the pmbA gene encoding metalloprotease PmbA has product MAQAFDASAQQALLTQRAEEALALAKQLGADAAEVGASVDQGMGVSVRLGEVETVELSRDQGIAVTLYVGKRKGSASSTDASSASIRATVEKALAIARYTGEDPAAGLAEAALMATDLPDLKVHHPWALSTEEAIDLALRCEQAGRRVEGIHQSEGASLSSGEGVRVYANSHGFLGTQKGSNHSLSCMLIAQDDQGMQRDYDYTAARNPLHLRQPEDVGQEAAARTLRRLGARRPPTGTFPVLFDPTLASGLIGHLMGALAGGALYREASFLCDRLGTPLFPEWFGLEERPMEVGATASSPFDAEGVQTRNNRFIDQGQVASYMLSAYSARRLGMHSTGNAGGARNLRLLAPLTPRAELLKQMGRGIWVTELMGQGVNGVTGDYSRGAAGFWIENGEVQYPIEEFTIAGNLNKMFAGLSAVGDDTDTRGSIHTGSWLVDAMTVAGS; this is encoded by the coding sequence ATGGCACAGGCATTTGATGCATCGGCGCAGCAGGCACTGCTGACACAGCGCGCTGAGGAAGCGCTTGCCCTCGCAAAGCAGCTAGGAGCAGATGCCGCTGAAGTGGGCGCCAGCGTTGACCAGGGCATGGGTGTCAGCGTTCGTTTGGGCGAGGTGGAAACCGTTGAACTATCTCGGGATCAAGGCATTGCGGTGACGCTTTACGTGGGCAAACGGAAGGGAAGTGCGTCTTCTACCGATGCCAGCAGCGCCTCGATTCGTGCCACGGTAGAAAAGGCGCTGGCGATTGCCCGCTATACGGGCGAAGACCCCGCCGCCGGTCTGGCAGAGGCAGCGTTAATGGCCACCGATCTCCCCGATCTAAAAGTGCATCACCCTTGGGCGCTCTCGACGGAGGAGGCCATCGATTTGGCGCTGCGCTGTGAGCAGGCAGGTCGCCGCGTCGAGGGGATCCATCAGTCGGAAGGGGCATCGCTTTCAAGTGGCGAGGGCGTGCGCGTTTATGCCAATAGCCACGGCTTTCTGGGGACTCAGAAAGGCAGCAATCACTCGCTCTCCTGCATGCTGATCGCTCAGGATGACCAAGGCATGCAGCGTGATTATGACTATACGGCGGCACGGAATCCGCTCCATTTACGCCAGCCCGAAGACGTGGGGCAAGAGGCCGCAGCGCGTACGCTACGGCGACTGGGCGCGCGTCGACCGCCGACCGGTACCTTTCCGGTGCTGTTCGACCCGACGCTGGCCAGCGGCCTGATCGGTCATCTTATGGGTGCTTTGGCAGGCGGAGCGCTTTACCGCGAAGCCTCCTTTCTATGCGACCGCCTGGGGACACCGCTTTTTCCCGAGTGGTTTGGATTGGAAGAGCGACCCATGGAAGTGGGGGCGACGGCGAGTTCGCCATTCGATGCCGAGGGGGTGCAAACCCGCAATAATCGTTTCATCGATCAGGGGCAGGTCGCCAGCTACATGCTCTCTGCCTACAGCGCACGGCGTTTAGGCATGCACTCGACAGGCAATGCAGGCGGCGCACGTAACCTACGCTTGCTGGCTCCTTTGACACCGCGTGCCGAGCTCTTGAAACAGATGGGGCGCGGTATCTGGGTCACCGAACTCATGGGCCAGGGGGTGAATGGGGTGACCGGTGATTACTCGCGAGGCGCGGCGGGTTTTTGGATCGAAAACGGTGAGGTTCAGTACCCAATCGAGGAGTTCACGATCGCCGGTAACCTGAACAAGATGTTTGCAGGACTAAGCGCTGTGGGCGATGACACGGATACCCGTGGCAGCATTCACACGGGCAGTTGGCTTGTGGATGCGATGACCGTCGCTGGCAGCTAA
- the yjgA gene encoding ribosome biogenesis factor YjgA → MPKQRPEPIDIDEQEERPSKSQLKREMHALQALGETLIAMNPAERARFPLSDDMLRAIDETARIRSHEGRRRHMQYVGKLIRKEDLTAIQGVFDAIEQEKEQRDHAFHRLEKWRDRMVDEGDDAVDLFMADYPNADRQALRQLVRNARKEREQGKPPTSSRKLFKHLRETLAL, encoded by the coding sequence ATGCCCAAGCAACGCCCCGAGCCAATCGACATCGACGAACAGGAAGAGCGTCCCAGTAAATCGCAGCTAAAGCGTGAGATGCATGCTTTGCAGGCGCTAGGCGAAACGCTGATTGCCATGAACCCTGCCGAACGCGCCCGCTTCCCCCTGTCGGACGACATGCTGCGTGCCATCGATGAAACCGCCCGCATCCGCTCGCATGAGGGCCGCCGCCGTCATATGCAGTACGTTGGCAAGCTCATCCGCAAAGAGGATCTAACGGCCATCCAGGGCGTGTTCGATGCCATCGAGCAGGAAAAAGAGCAGCGCGACCATGCGTTTCATCGCCTCGAGAAGTGGCGGGATCGAATGGTCGACGAGGGCGATGACGCCGTCGATCTGTTCATGGCCGATTACCCCAATGCGGACCGACAAGCGCTGCGCCAACTCGTGCGCAACGCCCGCAAAGAGCGCGAGCAGGGCAAGCCACCCACCAGCTCGCGCAAGCTGTTCAAGCACCTGCGCGAGACACTAGCGCTTTAA
- the tldD gene encoding metalloprotease TldD, giving the protein MTAHKSDIESAVSILLTPGGLDLNALDTGLGYAMGAGIDYADLYFQRTWQEGWVLEDGEVKEASYNIDGGVGVRSLAGEKTGFAYSNQITADALMDTGRTAAGIVRSGKQLPGQKVTPVSAAARYAGIDPLAGLSAEEKVAMLKEADRVARAADPSISQVSASLSGTYEVVLVRASDGTLAADIRPLVRFNVSVIAAKNGRRERGGAGGGGRYSMARLRDEGVAERYAKEAVRQALVNLEAIDAPAGQMPVVLGAGWPGILLHEAVGHGLEGDFNRKGSSAFAGRMGQQVAAKGVTVVDDATVPDSRGALSVDDEGTPGQYTPLIEDGILTGYMQDKLNARLMKMAPTGNARRESFAHLPMPRMTNTVMLAGQDDPADIIKSVKRGIYAVSFGGGQVDITSGKFVFSASEAYMIEDGKITAPVKGATLIGNGPEAMGRVSMIGHDMAMDTGIGVCGKEGQGVPVGVGQPTLKLDELTVGGTQSS; this is encoded by the coding sequence ATGACCGCACACAAAAGCGATATAGAGTCTGCTGTTTCCATTTTGCTTACCCCAGGTGGCCTCGATCTGAACGCTCTGGATACGGGCCTGGGCTATGCCATGGGAGCAGGTATCGATTATGCCGATCTCTATTTTCAGCGAACCTGGCAAGAGGGTTGGGTTCTGGAAGATGGTGAAGTCAAAGAGGCCAGCTATAACATCGACGGCGGTGTGGGCGTACGTTCACTGGCGGGCGAAAAAACGGGGTTTGCCTACTCCAACCAAATCACTGCCGATGCATTGATGGATACCGGACGCACGGCGGCGGGCATCGTTCGCAGTGGTAAGCAGTTGCCCGGCCAGAAAGTAACGCCGGTCAGTGCCGCCGCGCGCTATGCGGGCATCGACCCACTTGCCGGGCTGTCGGCCGAAGAGAAGGTCGCGATGTTGAAAGAGGCCGACCGAGTAGCCCGAGCCGCCGACCCGAGTATCAGTCAGGTGAGCGCATCCCTGTCGGGGACTTACGAAGTCGTGCTGGTGCGTGCCAGCGACGGCACTCTCGCCGCGGACATTCGTCCCCTGGTGCGCTTTAACGTCAGTGTGATCGCGGCCAAGAACGGCCGCCGCGAGCGCGGTGGCGCGGGGGGCGGTGGTCGCTACTCCATGGCGCGCCTGCGCGACGAAGGCGTGGCCGAGCGCTACGCCAAAGAGGCCGTGCGTCAAGCGCTGGTCAACCTCGAAGCCATCGATGCACCGGCCGGGCAGATGCCGGTCGTATTAGGCGCAGGCTGGCCGGGCATTCTGCTACACGAAGCCGTTGGCCATGGCTTGGAAGGCGATTTCAACCGCAAAGGCAGCTCGGCCTTTGCTGGCCGGATGGGGCAACAGGTCGCCGCCAAGGGCGTCACGGTGGTCGACGATGCGACGGTACCGGATAGCCGAGGTGCGCTCAGTGTGGACGACGAGGGCACGCCCGGTCAGTACACGCCGTTGATCGAAGACGGTATTTTGACGGGTTACATGCAGGATAAGCTGAACGCACGCCTGATGAAGATGGCGCCGACCGGCAACGCTCGTCGCGAGTCGTTTGCACACCTGCCGATGCCGCGTATGACCAACACGGTGATGCTGGCCGGACAGGATGACCCCGCCGATATCATCAAAAGCGTCAAGCGGGGCATCTACGCGGTGAGCTTCGGTGGCGGCCAGGTGGATATCACGTCGGGCAAGTTCGTCTTTTCGGCCAGCGAAGCTTACATGATCGAAGATGGCAAGATCACCGCACCGGTGAAGGGCGCGACGCTGATCGGCAACGGGCCTGAGGCCATGGGGCGGGTGTCGATGATCGGCCATGACATGGCGATGGACACCGGGATTGGCGTGTGCGGTAAAGAGGGGCAGGGCGTGCCGGTCGGTGTGGGTCAGCCCACCCTGAAACTGGATGAACTGACTGTCGGCGGCACGCAGTCTTCTTGA
- a CDS encoding YhdP family protein — protein MMSSRSLVRVGLVSVAAVLATLAVLLLALRILASQADALTPRLEALLEARIGVPVHIDRLALSLERNDLHVELEGLRSQTPADEALVEVDRLSLRLDVWESLRRFAPIFSDARMFGLGFHLYQQPDREWSWPSPAKLPLGVTPEPDVDLASLDAWAELLLRQRVWVDNSRVTLHGQEQTVMLHAPSLLLNGDRHRTRLEGALTIVDAPDARDAELPAMTMRAEMQPGQRGLRDFSATLQLDMQLDHLVVLAALFRPDRMPFLEQVGGQVQLWGHWQEGSLADARLALDIPELTLRKDVEYAVLRNIQATGQWLRDGDGGEAWLSGNAETVEWAQPEGISDGPALPRHWYVSHQPGQWELRTSAFELSSLAAWREYALLPESLTRVLQTLSPRGQVQGLRLGQRDGRWGVDAALTNVAVLPWQQAPGGGPLDAWVQARDLRGRVTFNSAGDSTLYFPKLFDVPMQLRHAEGIVEWVYDGPNTMISGRDLNVDWDGAKVSGGFGLITGQQNGQFGLDIAFADVDARTRPLSQWLPMKAFDPALRDWLANDIGGRVPQGSLKLSQPLGPNASSEQLSATLALAVEQGRLPMAPGWPALEEIEGRLLWQGGVLQADVARAQSQGVDVTNGLVRMEEKQPLALSADLNSDGDALLRFLQAMPDTGPLPLGDLVAEGQLDGDIALVLPLEAPETLQLELNVRPALAVIDVVSLPITLRDIDGELHWQQVGPEHALTGALSSRWQGGDLQATFTADERVTLDGRVASSALWALAGVPAEQARQVVDGSAQWQAEIALSPSPVVTLQSRLIGMTSALPAPFAKRSEEPWPLRLRAELASGQVAMQLADKAAVRAQTLASGELAADVTLGSAVQRPGWPQDPGWRFDAGFDVLDPMAWQAALAPLMSADSASAQGDHLPFDVRLHTDCLMFRDTCLGTIDASGTLSAERTALTISGDMLTGRIDYQPASARPLDIAISSLVLDPLFELPSKPHDASAAAPDSWVEAVDTQHVDPVAIPDGLADLPNGRLRLAELSVGNRRFGPLTAFWQTDDRRFSLSPVGVTLGQLSARGELVWEGNAVNSRTRADISIQGGDVGTALERLEQPVAMRSRTTDLSANLTWPGAPWQVDLSRAGGEMSADIRDGRFVTLESTPARLVGLLNFDNILRRLRFDFSDLTGQGTAFDRVHGTADVAQGQLLLRGPLQIDAPATTLSLTGSVNLLQRELDQRLGVTLPVSQSLPIAAIAVGAPIVGGALFIADQLFGDALDQATTIYYRVQGPWTSPQVTLEGPQ, from the coding sequence ATGATGTCATCTCGCTCGCTCGTTCGCGTCGGTCTGGTCAGCGTTGCGGCTGTATTGGCGACGCTGGCCGTACTGCTGCTGGCGCTGCGTATTTTGGCTAGCCAGGCGGATGCCTTGACCCCACGCCTCGAAGCCCTGCTCGAAGCGCGTATTGGGGTGCCGGTGCATATCGATCGGCTTGCGCTCTCGTTAGAGCGCAACGACCTGCATGTAGAACTCGAGGGGCTTCGGTCGCAAACGCCCGCAGACGAAGCCTTGGTGGAAGTTGACCGCCTCTCGCTGCGCCTTGATGTGTGGGAAAGTCTGCGTCGGTTCGCGCCCATTTTCAGCGATGCGCGTATGTTTGGGCTTGGCTTTCATCTTTACCAGCAGCCGGATCGTGAGTGGAGCTGGCCCTCCCCAGCCAAGTTGCCTCTCGGCGTTACCCCCGAGCCCGACGTCGATCTTGCCTCCTTGGATGCCTGGGCGGAGCTTCTTTTACGGCAACGCGTTTGGGTCGACAATAGTCGCGTCACTCTGCACGGTCAGGAGCAGACCGTGATGCTTCACGCCCCTTCGCTTTTGCTCAACGGCGACCGACACCGCACTCGGCTAGAAGGGGCGCTGACGATCGTCGATGCCCCCGATGCCAGGGACGCCGAACTTCCGGCCATGACCATGCGCGCAGAGATGCAGCCGGGGCAGCGGGGGTTGCGTGATTTTTCGGCGACGCTGCAGCTCGATATGCAGCTCGACCATCTGGTGGTGCTAGCGGCGCTGTTCCGACCAGATCGCATGCCTTTTCTCGAACAGGTAGGCGGCCAAGTGCAGCTGTGGGGGCACTGGCAAGAAGGCTCGCTGGCGGATGCGCGGCTGGCGCTGGATATTCCCGAGCTGACGTTGCGCAAAGACGTCGAATACGCCGTGCTGCGTAACATCCAGGCGACGGGGCAGTGGCTGCGGGATGGTGACGGTGGCGAGGCATGGCTTAGCGGCAATGCCGAGACCGTCGAGTGGGCACAACCCGAGGGCATCAGCGATGGCCCAGCGCTGCCGCGCCACTGGTATGTATCCCACCAGCCAGGGCAGTGGGAGTTGCGAACCAGTGCGTTCGAACTCTCCTCTCTGGCGGCGTGGCGTGAGTATGCACTGCTGCCAGAATCCCTGACGCGGGTGCTGCAAACGCTCTCACCCCGGGGGCAGGTGCAGGGGTTGCGTCTGGGACAGCGAGACGGGCGCTGGGGCGTCGATGCGGCGCTCACCAACGTTGCCGTGCTGCCCTGGCAACAGGCGCCGGGCGGAGGGCCGTTGGATGCCTGGGTGCAAGCCCGCGACCTTCGTGGTCGCGTGACATTCAACAGCGCAGGCGACAGTACGCTCTACTTCCCCAAACTGTTTGACGTGCCGATGCAGCTTCGCCATGCGGAGGGCATCGTCGAGTGGGTGTACGACGGTCCTAATACCATGATCAGCGGCCGTGACCTGAACGTTGACTGGGATGGTGCCAAGGTCAGCGGTGGATTTGGCCTGATTACCGGGCAGCAGAACGGTCAGTTTGGCCTCGATATCGCCTTTGCCGACGTGGATGCGCGCACTCGTCCGCTCTCGCAATGGCTGCCGATGAAAGCGTTCGACCCTGCCCTGCGTGATTGGTTAGCAAACGATATCGGTGGTCGCGTGCCGCAAGGCTCGCTGAAGCTGAGCCAGCCTCTGGGGCCCAATGCGTCATCCGAGCAGCTTTCGGCGACGCTGGCGCTAGCGGTCGAACAGGGGCGTTTGCCAATGGCCCCCGGTTGGCCCGCGCTAGAAGAGATCGAAGGGCGCCTGCTCTGGCAAGGCGGGGTGCTACAAGCTGACGTGGCGCGTGCCCAGAGTCAGGGAGTCGACGTCACGAACGGCTTGGTACGTATGGAAGAGAAGCAGCCGCTTGCGCTGTCGGCAGATCTGAACAGTGACGGCGATGCCTTGTTGAGATTCCTCCAAGCCATGCCCGATACGGGCCCGCTACCGCTGGGCGATTTGGTGGCAGAGGGGCAGCTCGATGGCGACATCGCGCTGGTACTTCCACTAGAAGCTCCTGAGACACTTCAGTTAGAGCTCAATGTGCGGCCGGCACTCGCGGTGATAGATGTCGTCTCCCTACCCATCACACTGCGGGATATCGATGGTGAGCTTCACTGGCAGCAAGTGGGGCCCGAGCACGCGTTGACCGGCGCGCTGAGCAGTCGGTGGCAGGGGGGGGATCTGCAAGCGACGTTCACGGCCGATGAGCGTGTAACGCTAGACGGGCGCGTGGCTTCCTCGGCGCTGTGGGCGCTGGCCGGGGTGCCCGCCGAACAGGCTCGTCAAGTCGTCGATGGTAGCGCCCAGTGGCAAGCAGAGATTGCGCTGTCGCCCAGCCCCGTAGTGACGTTGCAGAGCCGTTTGATCGGTATGACCAGCGCGCTGCCGGCGCCTTTTGCCAAACGCAGTGAGGAGCCTTGGCCGCTGCGACTGCGCGCGGAGCTGGCGTCTGGGCAAGTCGCCATGCAGCTAGCTGATAAGGCCGCGGTCAGGGCGCAAACACTGGCAAGTGGAGAGCTGGCGGCTGATGTGACCCTGGGTAGCGCGGTTCAGCGCCCCGGCTGGCCCCAAGACCCCGGCTGGCGTTTTGATGCGGGTTTTGACGTGCTGGATCCCATGGCATGGCAGGCGGCACTTGCACCGCTGATGTCGGCCGACAGCGCATCCGCCCAGGGCGATCACTTACCGTTCGACGTGCGGTTGCACACCGACTGTCTGATGTTTCGAGACACCTGCCTGGGTACGATCGATGCCTCCGGCACGCTCAGTGCAGAGCGAACGGCGCTGACGATCAGCGGTGATATGTTGACAGGCCGAATTGATTATCAGCCAGCCAGTGCGCGCCCGCTGGATATCGCCATTTCCTCCCTAGTGCTGGATCCGCTTTTCGAGTTACCCTCCAAGCCGCACGATGCCAGTGCAGCCGCGCCTGACTCTTGGGTCGAGGCGGTCGACACCCAGCACGTCGATCCGGTGGCCATTCCCGACGGGCTGGCGGACCTACCCAACGGCAGGTTGCGGCTAGCGGAGCTCAGCGTGGGCAATCGTCGCTTTGGGCCGCTCACGGCCTTCTGGCAAACCGATGATCGCCGTTTTTCGCTATCGCCGGTGGGGGTGACCCTTGGGCAGCTCTCTGCCCGGGGGGAGTTGGTATGGGAAGGCAATGCGGTGAATAGCCGAACACGCGCCGATATCTCTATTCAAGGCGGGGACGTGGGCACGGCGCTGGAGCGCCTGGAACAGCCGGTGGCTATGCGCAGCCGAACGACGGATTTGTCTGCCAACCTCACTTGGCCCGGTGCACCCTGGCAAGTAGATTTGAGCCGCGCTGGTGGCGAGATGAGCGCAGATATTCGCGACGGCCGCTTCGTGACGCTCGAATCGACGCCAGCGCGCTTAGTGGGCCTGCTCAATTTTGATAATATTTTGCGCCGCCTGCGGTTCGACTTCTCTGATTTGACCGGCCAAGGCACGGCCTTTGATCGTGTTCACGGCACCGCCGACGTTGCCCAAGGGCAGTTACTGTTGCGTGGCCCCCTACAAATTGATGCACCCGCCACCACGCTGTCACTGACGGGAAGTGTTAACCTCTTACAGCGTGAACTTGACCAGCGTCTCGGCGTCACACTGCCCGTCAGCCAAAGTTTACCCATTGCCGCCATTGCGGTCGGTGCGCCCATCGTCGGCGGCGCGCTCTTTATTGCCGATCAGCTGTTCGGTGATGCGCTGGATCAAGCAACCACTATCTATTACCGCGTGCAAGGTCCCTGGACCTCGCCGCAAGTGACTTTAGAAGGCCCCCAATGA
- the rng gene encoding ribonuclease G, with translation MSGEVLINLTPMETRVALVENGVLQEALIERSRRRGIVGNIYKGKVVRVLPGMQAAFVDIGLERAAFIHAHEVMPPGTPNDEQQTIGQLLHEGQALVVQVTKDPIGTKGARLTTHLSIPSRYLVYMPDSPHHGVSQRIEDERERERLKTLLDKSIDEQTLEVTGGFIVRTAAEGVGDEELASDMYFLLRIWRKVSERKITAAPPSVIYDDLPLFMRTLRDVMRDDIEKVRIDSRENFVKLVEFAEEFMPDAVDRIEYYPGERPIFDLYSVEDEIQKALGRKVQLKSGGYLVIDPTEAMTTIDVNTGGYVGHRNLEETIFKTNLEAATAIARQLRLRNLGGIIIIDFIDMVDVEHQRQVLRVLEKALERDHAKTKCTGVTELGLVQLTRKRTRESLEQTLCEACPTCSGRGTLKTPETICYEIFREILREERAYSAETYMVLASQPVVDRLLDEESAAVADLETFINKTIRFQVEQHYSQEQYDIVLM, from the coding sequence ATGAGCGGTGAAGTCCTCATCAATTTAACGCCCATGGAGACCCGCGTTGCGCTGGTAGAAAACGGCGTATTGCAAGAGGCGCTGATCGAGCGCTCTCGCAGGCGCGGTATCGTAGGCAATATCTACAAAGGCAAAGTGGTGCGCGTACTGCCTGGCATGCAGGCTGCCTTTGTTGATATTGGCTTGGAGCGCGCAGCCTTTATCCATGCCCACGAGGTCATGCCGCCGGGCACGCCCAACGACGAACAGCAAACCATCGGGCAACTGCTCCATGAAGGCCAGGCGCTGGTCGTACAGGTCACCAAAGACCCCATCGGCACCAAAGGGGCGCGGTTGACCACGCACCTATCGATCCCTTCACGCTACCTCGTCTACATGCCCGACTCGCCTCATCACGGGGTGTCGCAGCGCATCGAGGATGAACGCGAGCGCGAGCGTTTAAAGACGCTGTTGGATAAGAGCATCGACGAACAAACCCTCGAGGTGACGGGCGGTTTCATCGTGCGCACGGCCGCAGAGGGCGTGGGCGATGAAGAGTTGGCCAGCGACATGTACTTCTTGCTGCGCATCTGGCGCAAGGTCAGCGAGCGCAAGATCACCGCCGCGCCGCCCAGTGTCATCTACGATGACTTGCCGCTGTTCATGCGCACCCTGCGAGACGTGATGCGCGATGACATTGAGAAAGTCCGCATCGACTCCCGGGAAAACTTCGTCAAGCTGGTCGAGTTTGCCGAAGAGTTCATGCCCGATGCGGTGGATCGTATCGAGTATTACCCGGGCGAGCGGCCGATTTTCGATCTGTATAGTGTCGAAGACGAGATCCAGAAAGCGCTAGGTCGCAAGGTGCAGCTGAAATCGGGAGGGTACTTGGTCATCGACCCCACCGAGGCCATGACCACCATCGATGTGAACACCGGTGGCTATGTGGGGCATCGCAACCTCGAAGAGACCATCTTCAAGACGAATTTGGAAGCGGCCACTGCCATTGCGCGCCAGCTTCGGCTGCGTAATTTGGGCGGTATCATCATTATCGACTTCATCGATATGGTGGACGTAGAGCACCAGCGCCAGGTGCTGCGGGTATTGGAAAAGGCGCTGGAGCGTGATCATGCGAAGACCAAATGTACCGGCGTCACCGAGCTTGGCTTGGTGCAGTTGACGCGCAAGCGTACCCGGGAAAGTCTAGAGCAGACGCTCTGCGAAGCGTGTCCTACCTGTAGCGGTCGCGGTACGCTCAAAACCCCAGAAACCATCTGTTATGAAATCTTTCGGGAGATTCTTCGCGAGGAGCGAGCTTACAGCGCAGAGACCTATATGGTGCTGGCGTCTCAGCCGGTGGTGGATCGTCTGCTGGATGAAGAGTCTGCGGCCGTTGCGGACCTGGAGACCTTCATCAATAAAACGATTCGCTTCCAGGTAGAGCAGCACTACTCTCAAGAGCAGTACGACATCGTACTGATGTAA
- a CDS encoding nucleoside triphosphate pyrophosphatase: protein MRDVASPPVLCLASASPRRQSLLASIGVSVSVMPSNIDETPWEGETPAAYVERLAVAKAQSAMGKTTLPVLGSDTAVVVDGAILGKPVDQQHAANMLSQLSGRTHHVLTAVAVSGPRGILSCYVTTEVTMRALTAEEIACYWQTGEPADKAGGYAIQGLAAIFIERIQGSHSAVVGLPLFETTRLLRQQGVPVWAGRYPS, encoded by the coding sequence ATGCGTGACGTAGCCTCGCCTCCCGTCCTCTGTTTGGCCTCTGCCTCTCCGCGGCGCCAATCGCTGTTGGCATCGATTGGCGTATCTGTCAGCGTCATGCCCAGTAATATCGACGAAACGCCCTGGGAAGGGGAGACGCCGGCAGCTTACGTAGAGCGGTTGGCGGTGGCCAAAGCCCAGTCTGCAATGGGGAAAACCACACTACCCGTGCTAGGGTCGGATACAGCCGTCGTCGTCGACGGGGCAATTTTAGGCAAGCCGGTCGATCAGCAGCACGCAGCCAACATGCTGTCCCAACTGTCAGGTCGCACCCATCACGTGCTGACGGCAGTAGCGGTCAGCGGGCCTCGGGGTATACTCTCCTGCTATGTGACCACCGAGGTCACCATGCGCGCGTTAACGGCAGAGGAGATCGCGTGCTACTGGCAGACCGGGGAGCCGGCCGACAAAGCCGGCGGGTATGCCATTCAGGGGCTGGCGGCTATCTTTATCGAACGCATACAGGGCAGTCATTCCGCCGTCGTGGGGCTGCCACTCTTTGAAACCACGCGCTTGCTTCGCCAGCAAGGGGTTCCTGTTTGGGCGGGCCGTTATCCCTCGTAA